One genomic window of Cricetulus griseus strain 17A/GY chromosome 3, alternate assembly CriGri-PICRH-1.0, whole genome shotgun sequence includes the following:
- the LOC100755416 gene encoding olfactory receptor 10A4 — translation MTWGNWTTVREFILVSFSTLSYELQALLFLLFLIIYLVTLMGNVLIILVTTTDSALQSPMYFFLRNLAFLEIGFNLVIVPKMLATLILQDKSISFLGCATQMYFFFFFGAAECCLLATMAYDRYIAICDPLRYPVIMSRKSCAQLAAASWFAGFPVATVQTTWIFSFPFCGPNRVNHFFCDSPPVIALVCADTSLFELEALTATVLFILFPFLLILGSYVRILSTIFRMPSAEGKHKAFSTCSSHLLVVSLFYTTAILMYFRPRSNTSPEHKKMVSLSYTVVTPMLNPIIYSLRNNEVKAALRRVIGRTLSPRKL, via the coding sequence ATGACCTGGGGAAACTGGACAACTGTCAGGGAATTTATTCTTGTGAGCTTCTCGACATTGTCCTATGAGCTACAGGCTCTACTATTTCTCttgttcttgatcatttacctAGTCACACTCATGGGCAATGTCCTCATCATCCTGGTTACTACAACTGACTCTGCCCTGCAAAGTCCTATGTACTTCTTTCTCAGAAACTTAGCCTTCCTGGAAATAGGCTTCAACTTGGTCATCGTGCCCAAGATGTTGGCTACTTTGATACTCCAAGACAAAAGCATCTCCTTCCTGGGCTGTGCCACTCAgatgtatttcttcttcttctttggagCTGCTGAGTGCTGCCTCTTGGCCACAATGGCTTATGACCGCTATATAGCGATCTGTGACCCCTTGCGCTACCCTGTAATTATGAGCCGCAAGTCCTGTGCCCAGCTGGCAGCTGCCTCTTGGTTCGCAGGATTCCCAGTAGCCACTGTGCAAACCACGTGGATTTTCAGTTTCCCTTTTTGTGGCCCCAACAGGGTGAACCACTTCTTCTGTGATAGCCCCCCTGTCATAGCCCTGGTCTGTGCTGATACTTCACTGTTTGAACTGGAGGCTCTAACTGCCACTGTCCTATTCAtcctctttcccttcttgttGATCCTGGGTTCCTATGTCCGAATCCTCTCCACCATCTTCAGGATGCCTTCAGCTGAGGGGAAACATAAGGCCTTTTCCACTTGCTCTTCCCATCTCCTGGTTGTCTCCCTCTTCTACACCACTGCCATCCTCATGTACTTCAGGCCACGCTCAAACACCTCTCCTGAGCACAAGAAAATGGTGTCACTCTCCTATACAGTCGTCACTCCCATGTTGAATCCCATCATCTATAGCTTACGGAATAATGAGGTGAAGGCTGCACTGAGGCGGGTCATTGGCAGAACTTTGAGTCCTCGGAAACTATGA
- the LOC100755708 gene encoding LOW QUALITY PROTEIN: olfactory receptor 2D2 (The sequence of the model RefSeq protein was modified relative to this genomic sequence to represent the inferred CDS: substituted 1 base at 1 genomic stop codon), which yields MRQTNQTEVTEFLLLGLSDDPHTQKLLFFLFLGVYLVTVLGNLLLMFLVRIDSRLHTPMYFFLCNLSLADLCFSTNIVPQALIHLLLRKKVISFRRCAAQLLLFLIFGCTQCALLAVMSYDRYVAICNPLHYPSIMTWRVCIQLATASWASGILVSVVDSTFTLSLPYXGSNSIAHFFCEAPALLILASTDTHTSEMAIFLMGVVILLIPVSLILVSYGHIIVTVVKMKSAAGRLKAFSTCGSHLMVVILFYGSAIITYMTPKSSKEQEKLVSVFYAMVTPMINPLIYSLRNKDVKGALWKVAMKNFSSRLRTTH from the coding sequence ATGAGGCAGACAAATCAGACTGAGGTTACTGAGTTTCTCCTTCTGGGACTTTCTGATGACCCACATACCCAGAAGCTGCTATTCTTCTTATTCCTGGGTGTCTATCTGGTCACTGTGCTTGGAAACCTACTTCTCATGTTCCTTGTTCGAATTGACTCTCGGCTGCACACacccatgtatttttttctgtgtaacttgtCATTGGCCGACCTCTGCTTTTCCACCAACATTGTTCCTCAGGCCCTCATCCATCTCCTTTTGAGgaaaaaggtcatttcattcCGACGTTGTGCAGCTCAGCTTCtgctctttctcatttttgggtGTACACAATGTGCCCTTTTGGCTGTGATGTCCTATGATCGGTATGTGGCTATCTGCAACCCTCTGCATTACCCTAGCATCATGACATGGAGGGTTTGCATCCAGCTGGCTACAGCATCATGGGCTAGTGGCATTTTAGTGTCCGTGGTGGACAGCACTTTCACACTAAGTCTTCCCTATTGAGGCAGCAACAGTATTGCTCATTTCTTCTGTGAGGCCCCTGCATTGTTGATCCTGGCATCTACAGACACTCACACTTCAGAGATGGCCATTTTCCTCATGGGGGTTGTGATTCTCCTCATACCTGTTTCCTTAATTCTGGTGTCCTATGGCCACATCATAGTGACTGTGGTCAAGATGAAGTCAGCCGCAGGGAGGCTCAAGGCATTTTCTACCTGTGGTTCCCATCTCATGGTTGTCATCCTTTTTTATGGGTCAGCAATTATCACCTACATGACACCAAAGTCTTCCAAAGAGCAGGAGAAACTGGTGTCTGTTTTCTATGCAATGGTGACACCTATGATTAACCCTCTCATATACAGCCTGAGGAACAAAGATGTAAAGGGAGCTCTGTGGAAAGTAGCCATGAAAAACTTCTCAAGCAGGCTTAGAACCACCCACTGA
- the LOC100756004 gene encoding olfactory receptor 2D3, with protein MGRENQTFVDEFLLLGLAQDAQTQILLFVLFFIIYVLTILGNLLIIILIFMDSQLHTPMYFFLRNLSFADLCLSNSIVPQVLSHFLAKRKTISFWGCVIQIIATLQIGCTECALLAVMSYDRYVAVCKPLHYSTIMTQQLCLQLALGSWASGLLVSLIDISVAFHLPYKGQNTVSHYFCEIPALLKVASADTYSTEMVIFALGIVILLAPVSLILISYWNIISTVIQMRSEEGRLKVFSTCGSHLVVVVLFYGSGIFNYMQPNTKTTKKRDKIISVFYTVVTPMLNPIIYSLRNKDVKGAFRKLAARMSFLHKK; from the coding sequence ATGGGAAGAGAAAACCAGACCTTTGTAGATGAGTTTTTGTTACTGGGTCTTGCACAAGATGCACAGACTCAGATCCTTCTGTTTGTCCTGTTCTTCATCATTTACGTGCTGACTATACTTGGAAACCTGCTCATCATTATCCTCATCTTCATGGATTCTCAACTTCATACccccatgtacttttttcttaGAAACCTCTCTTTTGcagatctctgtctctcaaataGCATTGTTCCTCAAGTATTGTCCCACTTCCTGgcaaaaaggaaaactatttctttttgGGGCTGTGTGATTCAGATAATTGCCACCCTTCAGATTGGATGTACAGAGTGTGCACTGTTGGCAGTGATGTCCTATGACCGGTACGTGGCTGTGTGTAAGCCCCTGCACTACTCCACCATCATGACCCAACAACTATGTCTCCAGTTGGCCTTAGGGTCCTGGGCTAGTGGGCTCCTAGTATCCCTGATAGACATTAGTGTTGCTTTCCATCTTCCCTATAAAGGGCAGAACACAGTCAGCCATTACTTTTGTGAAATTCCTGCCCTTTTGAAGGTGGCTTCAGCAGACACTTACAGCACAGAAATGGTCATCTTTGCCCTGGGCATAGTAATCCTCCTAGCACCTGTCTCCCTCATCCTCATCTCCTACTGGAACATCATCTCCACTGTGATCCAGATGCGGTCTGAAGAAGGGAGACTCAAAGTTTTTTCAACCTGTGGTTCCCATCTCGTTGTTGTTGTCCTCTTCTATGGGTCTGGAATATTTAATTATATGCAGCCAAACACCAAAACCACGAAGAAGCGAGATAAGATAATCTCTGTGTTTTATACAGTGGTGACTCCAATGCTAAACCCCATAATTTATAGTCTGAGGAACAAGGATGTCAAAGGTGCCTTCAGGAAACTAGCTGCAAGAATGTCCTTCCTTCACAAGAAATGA